The genomic region AGCCGGTAACTGCTTGCCAAGATCAATAATAAACGCGTACCGATCTTCCCAGTCGTCCAAAAATTCGAAGCCGTCTAGTACGTCTTCTAAAGATGGGTTTGTTCCTAGCGGGTTGTCCAGAAAGTCTTGTTCAGTAGCTGGCATTTACAACATTCCCAATTCTAGCTTGGCTTCGTCGGTGAGCATGTCGTTGTTCCAGGGCGGATCAAACGTTAGCTCTACGGTTACCTTGTCCACGTTGGGTAGGTGCTCTACTTTGGTCTTCACGTCATCTGCAATGACGGGGCCCATGCCACAACCGGCGGCGGTGAGGGTCATCAGAATAAAGATGTGATTGCCTTCTGGGGTGCCGTTTTCGATTCGGCACTCGTAAATCAAACCCAGATCTACCACGTTAACCGGAATCTCCGGGTCGTAGCAGTTGCGTACGGCTTCCCATACCTGGTTTTCGTTGATGGTTCCGTCGGCGGGCGTCTCGAAGCTGCTTTCAAGTGGCTTCTTGCCCAGGGCGTCGGCGTTGTGACCTTCGATGCGACAAAGGTTGCCATTAACCGCAACGGTAAACGTGCCACCCAGTGACTGTGTGATGGTTACAAAGCTATCTACCGGAATCATGATCTCTGTTCCGGTTGGAACAAGGCGGGCTTCCACCTCGCGTTTGGTCAGGACGACTTCACGTTCTTGCATGCCTAATTAAACCTCAATTGGTGCCTTTCCCCCTCTCCCGCGAGGGGAGAGGGGCTAAAGATGCCAACCCCTGAGTGGAGTCTGCCTCTAGACTACGAGGGCTTGAGTTTGTTTACGCCCTCTCCCCTCGCGGGAGAGGGCCGGGGAGAGGGGGGCGGAATTAGGTTACGGTAAAGCTCTCGCCGCACCCGCACTCGGCGGTAGCGTTGGGATTGCGGAACAGGAACATGGAGTTGACGCCTTCGGTAACGAAGTCGATCTCTATGCCGTTCACCATGGATAGGTGTTCCTCTTTCACAAACACGTCAACGCCATCAATGTGAAACACTCTGTCGTCTGCTAGGGCTTCATCAACCCATTGGGTTTCGTATTTGAAGCCGGAGCATCCGCTTTTTCTAATTGCTAACCGAATGCCTTTGGCATCCGATGCTTTGTCGAGTTGCTTGCGCACGTGCTTGACGGCGTTTGGCGTCATGGTGACGCCGAGGATCGGTGTGAAGACTTCGGCTGTCATGGGGTATCCTCCATCAGGCAAATAGGCGCTGGACTTTCTGTAAGGCGGTAAACAATTGATCCACCTCATCCAGTGTATTGTAGAACGCAAAGGAGGCCCGGGCTGTACCGGGAACTCCGTAGAAATCCATCAGTGGCATTGCGCAGTGATGGCCGGTGCGAATAGCGATCCCTTGCTGATCCAGTAAAGTCCCTATGTCACTGGGGTGCAAGCCATCGATTTTAAAGGACATCACAGGCACTTTGTGCTTTGCGGTACCAATAATGCTCATGCCAGGGACGGTTTCAACCAGTTGGTTGGCGCGCTCCAGCAAGGCGTTTTCTGCCGCTTCTATAGCCGTTCTGTCGAGGCGGTTCAGGTAGTCGATAGCGGCACCAAGGCCTATCGCTTCGGCGATAGCCGGTGTGCCTGCCTCAAATTTATAGGGCAGGGTGTTCCACGTTGTGCCCTCAAAAGAGACCCGCTCAATCATCTCGCCGCCGCCTTGGTACGGAGGCATGTCTTCCAGCAACGCGGCTTTGCCGTAAAGTACGCCAATGCCGGTTGGGCCGAATAGCTTGTGGGACGAGAACACGTAAAAGTCGCAATCCAGCGCCTGCACATCTGGTTGAAAGTGCGGTACTGCCTGGGCGCCATCAAGTAGGGTGGTGATGCCGCGAGCTTTTGCCTGGCTCATCATGTCTGCAACCGGGTTGATAGTGCCCAGTACGTTGGAGACGTGGGTGACAGCAAGAACGCGGGTGCGATCACTCAGCAGGCTGTTGAACGATTCCATGTCTAGCTCGCCTTCTGGGGTGACCTGAATCGGCACCACCTTAGCGCCTGTACGCTCGGCGATCATCTGCCAGGGCACGATGTTGGCGTGGTGCTCCATGTGGCTCACCAGAATTTCGTCACCGACTTTTAGGCGTGGCGCCAGACCATTTGCTACCAGGTTGATAGCCTCAGTGGTGCCCTTGGTCCAGATGATTTCCTGGGTGCTGCCGGCGTTCAGAAAGCTGCGAACGGTTTCCCGTGCGCCTTCAAACGCTGCTGTTGCCCGGTCGCCTAGGGTGTGGGCGCCCCGGTGTACGTTGGAGTGTATTTCCCGGTAATAGCGATCCATGGCATCCAGAACAACGGACGGCTTTTGGGCCGACGCGCCGTTATCCAGATACACCAGCGGTTTTCCATTTACCTGCTGAGACAGGATGGGGAAATCCCGGCGAATGGCTTGTACATCAAACGCCTTCTGAGTAGCTGTAATTGCCATGGACAGGTCGTTCATACCGGTCAGGCCTCCTCGAATGCTTGGTCAAAGAACTGGTTCAGGCGCGTTTGCACCGTATCTCTTACGGCTTCCACCGGAATCTGTACTACCAGCTCGTTGATGAATGCCATGGTCAGCAGTACGTTGGCTTCTCGGCGACCAATGCCCCGTGAGACCAAGTAGAACAGCGATTCTTCGTCGAGCTGACCGATGGTTGCGCCGTGGGCGCACTTGACGTCATCTGCGTAGATTTCAAGCTCGGGCTTGGTGTCGATTTCCGCACCGGTAGAGAGCAGCAGGTTCTTGTTGTTCATATTCGCGTTGGACTTTTGGGCGTCCTGGTGAATATGAATCCGGCCGTTGAACACCGCGTGTGACTTGTCCGCGGCAATGTTGCGATAGGTTTCTTCGCTGTCGCAGTGGGCCGCCACATGTTCGATGATGGTGTGGTTGTCGTAATGCTGCGTGCCTTGGGTAACAACTACGCCGTTAAGCTTGCACTCAGCGCCTTCGCCTTCTAGTCGTACTTGTAGATCGTGGCGGCGAAGGGGGCCGCCAAAGCCCACGCAGTGGCTCTCAAAGCGGGAGCTGCGCTGCTGCAGTACGCCCGTGGCACCTATGTGTTGAACGTTTTCACCGCCCATGCTTAAACGGACGTTGGTAACATTCGCGCCTTCAGCAAGAGTGAATTCGGTTACGGAGTTCACCATAACCGCTTCTTGGCCGCTGGAAATATATTCCTCAACCAGAGTCATCTGGCTGTTGCGGCCGGCGTCCACAAAAATCCGTGGGAAGGCAGAGCCACTGGCATCTGCTGTCACCTCATGGATGACAAACAATGGTTGATCAAGAACCGCATCCGGCTTCAGCCGAATTACCAGGCCATCTTCAAAGCGGGCCGAGTTCAGGCCAGCCAGTTGCACGGCTTTGCTGTTTAGGGTGCTGTCCAGGCGCTCGGCCAGGTCGCTGGCTTCTGCGTCGGATAGATCGCCGAAGCGCTGGATAAGAATGTTGTTCAGATCCGGATACTCGCTGGCTTCCGGCATCATAACGCCGTTGTTAAAAACCACCTTGTAGCCGGGAACCGCCAATGCGCTGCCGGTTTTGCCGGCAGTGGGCAGTGAGATGGCCATCTCGTCGGTCAGTTTCAGGTACTTGCTGGAATACTTCCAGTTTTCCGTTTTACGCGTTGGCAGTGGCATATCTACCAGGGCGGCACCGCGCTGCTTGCGCAGAGCGAGCAGTGGTTCTGGTAGCGCCTGGCCAGCCGGGTGCAGAAACGCGGTGGAAAGAGTGGGTGCTGGTTTCATTCCGCGATCTCCTTAGTTGGCTGAGCTGGCTGCAGTTGCTTCATCATTAATGCCAAGCCAGCCATAACCGCGCTCTTCCAGCTCCAGGGCCAGCTCGGGGCCGCCGGATTTCACAATCTGACCACCGGCCAGAACGTGCACGTAATCCGGCACAATGTGATCGAGCAGGCGCTGGTAGTGAGTTATCATCAGGATGCCACGGTCTTCGGCACGCAGGGCGTTAACGCCATCTGCAACTACCTTCAAAGCGTCGATGTCCAGCCCGGAGTCGGTTTCGTCCAGAATGGCCAGCTTCGGTTGCAGCATCAATGCCTGCATGATTTCATTGCGCTTTTTCTCGCCGCCGGAGAAACCTTCGTTTACGCCGCGCTTGAGGAACGCAGGGTCCAGATCCACCTGCTTTGATACTTCACGGGCCAGCTTCATAAACTCAGCCGCGTTCATTTCCGGCTCGCCTCTATGATGGCGCATGGAGTTCACCGCGGTACGCATGAACTGCAGGTTACTAACGCCCGGAATCTCTACCGGGTACTGAAATGCCAGAAATACACCGTCGCGCGCCCGCGCTTCGGTTTCTTTTTCAAGCAGGTTTTCACCGTTCAACGTGACGTCACCTGAGGTAACTTCAAATGCGTCGTTACCTGCGAGCACCTGGGCGAGCGTACTTTTACCCGAGCCGTTCGGGCCCATAATGGCATGTACTTCCCCAGCCTTGATCTCCAGGTTGATGCCCTTGAGGATCTCTTTTCCCTCAACGGATGCGTGCAGGTCTTTGATGCTCAGCATTTGTTGGCTTCTCTCTATTTTATCCGTCTGAATTCTGGTTGCTTGCGCGATACTTTGGGTTCGTGCCGTATTAGCCGACAGAACCCTCTAGGCTGACTTCCAGAAGCTTGCCGGCTTCAACCGCAAACTCCATGGGAAGTTCCTTGAAAACTTCTTTACAGAAACCGTTCACGATCATGGAAACGGCCTGCTCCGGATTGATGCCACGTTGACGGCAAAGGAACATTTGCTCGTCACTGACCTTTGACGTGGTCGCCTCGTGTTCAACAATCGCGGTTTTATTCAGGCTCTCAATGTACGGGAAGGTGTGCGCACCGCAGCGGTCGCCGATTAATAGCGAGTCACACTGGGTGAAATTACGCGCACCTTCTGCACGCGGGCCGAATTTGACCAGACCACGATAGACGTTTGAACTTTTACCGGCTGAAATACCCTTGGCGATGATGGTGCTGGAGGTGTTTTTGCCCAGATGAATCATCTTGGTGCCGGTGTCAGCCTGCTGGTAGTTGTGGGTAAGTGCTACTGAGTAGAACTCACCGACACTGTTCTCGCCACGCAGAATGCAGCTCGGGTATTTCCAAGTAATCGCAGAACCCGTCTCCACCTGAGTCCAGGAAACTTTAGAGTTCTTGCCGATGCAGGCTGCGCGCTTGGTGACGAAGTTGAAGATGCCGCCTTTGCCATTTTCATCGCCCGGGTACCAGTTCTGTACTGTGGAGTACTTGATCTGGGCGTCGTCCAGTGCAACCAGCTCGACGACCGCTGCGTGCAGCTGGTTTTCGTCGCGCATGGGGGCGGTGCAGCCTTCCAGGTAGCTAACATAGCTGCCTTCGTCGGCAATGATCAGCGTGCGCTCGAACTGGCCGGTGTTTGCCGCGTTGATGCGGAAATACGTGGACAGTTCCATGGGGCAGCGAACGCCTTTGGGAACGTAAACGAAGGTGCCGTCGGAGAAGACTGCGGCGTTAAGCCCAGCAAAGAAGTTATCTGTGTGGGGCACAACGGATCCGAGGTATTTCTGAACCAACTCCGGGTAGTCGCGCACCGCTTCTGAGATTGAGCAGAAAATAACGCCTGCTTTCGCCAGCGGCTCCTTGAAGGTGGTGGCTACCGAGACGGAGTCAAATACTGCGTCCACTGCCACGCCAGCGAGCTGTGCATGCTCGTGCAAGGGGATGCCCAGCCTCTCATAGGTTTTCAGCAGCTCGGGATCTACGTCATCGAGGCTCTGGGGCATGTCTTCTTTACGCTTGGGCGCGGAATAGTAGGAAATCGAGTCGTAGTCGACTTTTGTGTAGCCCAAGTGTGCCCAATCGGGCTCTTTCATCTCTAGCCAGTTACGATAGGCTTTCAGGCGCCATTCCAGCATGAATTCCGGCTCTTTCTTAATTTCAGAAAGGCGGGCGATAACGTCTTCATTCAAACCGGGTTCGAACGTATCAACTTCGATTTCTGTTACGAAACCGTGCTCGTATTCCCGTTTGATCAGTTCGTTCACCTCTTGTTCGGTGGTCGCCATGATCGTCGCTCCGTATGCTCTCATCGCGGGCTCTGAGGCCCGTTGGTTTGCCGGCAACTTAGGTGGGTTGCGGGGGCTAATCTAATGCTTCTGATTCGGAATTGTACAATACCAGACTAAATTAGTCAGGTATTAAATTGGGGGAAAACCAATTATAGCGTAATACACCCGCCAGAGGCTAAGCCTGGCGGGCGCGGAGCGGCAAAGATAAGAGTTTATACGGAGCTTAAAGCGCGGCGAAGCTTCAGGCTTGTGAGGGCAGAATGCGGGTCAGATAACTGTGTTCCAGCGCACTGGGCGTTTGAGGCGGGCGAGGGATACGAACGATATGGCCGCTGCCGGGCGCGCACGCCATAGCTACGCCGCTGCGGTTTTCTATAACCGGTATCGAAAATAGGAGATTGCCGGAGGGTGTGATCAGTTCAAGTTGGTCGCCTGGGGCAAACTTGTTTTTCACGTCGATGGTGAGCCATTGGCCGTCGTCATGGGTGATGGTGCCCACCACCTGCTGAGTGCCCAAGTAGGATGAACCTCTTTCGTAGGTCTGGTATTCCTGAGGCATGTGGCGGCGCAGAAAGCCTTCGGTGTAGCCACGGTTGGACAGCGCTTCCAGTTCGTTCATTAGGCCCATGTCGAAGGCTTTGCCTTGTGCGGCCTGATCAATAGCCCGGCGATAGATCTGGGTAGTGCGGGCCACGTAATAGGTGCTTTTTGTGCGCCCCTCAATTTTCAGGGAGTGCACGCCCATGGCTGCGAGCTCGGCCACATGCTGCACGGCCCGCAGATCCCGGGAGTTCATAATGTAGGTGCCGTGCTCATCTTCATAAGCGGGGATATAGCTGCCCGGGCGGTTGGGTTCTTCCAGCAGGATTTCTTTTGGCTCGTAGCTTTGCACACCGCTTTGGGCTGATGTGGCAATCAGGTCGCCCGTGTGATCGTGGGTGTGCTGAACTTCTTTGTAGTTCCAGCGACAGGCATTGGTGCAGGCGCCTTGGTTTGCGTCCCGGTGATTCATGTAGCCGGAGAGCAGGCAGCGCCCGGAATAGGCCATGCACAATGCGCCGTGAACGAACACCTCCAGCTCCATTTGCGGAACGCGCTCGCGGATGTCGCGGATTTCACCCAACGCGAGCTCCCGAGACAGGATCACCCGGCTGATACCTTGGCGCCGCCAGAATTCCACGGTTGCCCAGTTTACGGCGTTGGCCTGCACCGACAGGTGAATAGGTTGATCCGGCCACTTCTCCCGCACCAGCATGATCAAGCCTGGGTCTGACATGATCAGCGCGTCTGGTTTGTATTCCAGTACCGGCTCCAAGTCTCTCAAGTAGGAGCGCACTTTGTCATTATGGGGTGCTATGTTGGAAACCAGATAGAACTGCTTGCCCAGAGCGTGGGCTCGTTCAATGCCTGCGCCCAGAGTGGCAGTATCTTTGAAACTGTTGTTACGCACCCGTAAAGAGTAGCGTGGTTGGCCGGCATAGACAGCATCTGCGCCATAGGCGAATGCGGTTTCAAGGTGCTCTGGGGTGCCGGCAGGTGCCAGCAGTTCTGGGATATTCATGGGGGCTCCGGGTAAGTCAGTAGCTGGCTATTTTGCCGTAAGCTAATGAACTTTCCCTTGACCCTGCTCAAACGTCTTATTGATTGTTTTCAGCTAACATGTGTACGCTGTAGATCAAGACTGCTTGGGTCAGTGTTCATAAATAAGGAGAATCGAGGATGGAAATAGAGCCTCTGGGCCCAGAGGCGGTGCGGGTTTCATTGAGTAACAAGGTGAGTTCACTGATCAGCATTCAGCTTGCCCGTGGCAAGGTGGGCGTTGAAGTGGTGGCGTCACAGTTACACATGAGCCGGTACACGCTTCACAAGAAACTAAAACGGGAGGGGTTAACCTTTGCCCGTCTGCTAGAAGATGTGCGCCGTAAGCAGGCGCTGACTTACATGCAGGATAAAACCAAGCCGTTGGTAGAAATAGCCGAACAGCTTGGGTTTTCAGAGCTAAGCGCATTTAGCCGGGCATTTAAGCGCTGGATGGGGACATCCCCGGCTGAATATCGCTCTGTTCGGCTTTCCTGAGCAGCGTTAGTGCTTCTTGAACACCAGTGTTGCGTTGGTGCCACCGAAA from Marinobacter sp. LV10R510-11A harbors:
- the sufT gene encoding putative Fe-S cluster assembly protein SufT — protein: MQEREVVLTKREVEARLVPTGTEIMIPVDSFVTITQSLGGTFTVAVNGNLCRIEGHNADALGKKPLESSFETPADGTINENQVWEAVRNCYDPEIPVNVVDLGLIYECRIENGTPEGNHIFILMTLTAAGCGMGPVIADDVKTKVEHLPNVDKVTVELTFDPPWNNDMLTDEAKLELGML
- a CDS encoding HesB/IscA family protein; amino-acid sequence: MTAEVFTPILGVTMTPNAVKHVRKQLDKASDAKGIRLAIRKSGCSGFKYETQWVDEALADDRVFHIDGVDVFVKEEHLSMVNGIEIDFVTEGVNSMFLFRNPNATAECGCGESFTVT
- a CDS encoding aminotransferase class V-fold PLP-dependent enzyme, which produces MNDLSMAITATQKAFDVQAIRRDFPILSQQVNGKPLVYLDNGASAQKPSVVLDAMDRYYREIHSNVHRGAHTLGDRATAAFEGARETVRSFLNAGSTQEIIWTKGTTEAINLVANGLAPRLKVGDEILVSHMEHHANIVPWQMIAERTGAKVVPIQVTPEGELDMESFNSLLSDRTRVLAVTHVSNVLGTINPVADMMSQAKARGITTLLDGAQAVPHFQPDVQALDCDFYVFSSHKLFGPTGIGVLYGKAALLEDMPPYQGGGEMIERVSFEGTTWNTLPYKFEAGTPAIAEAIGLGAAIDYLNRLDRTAIEAAENALLERANQLVETVPGMSIIGTAKHKVPVMSFKIDGLHPSDIGTLLDQQGIAIRTGHHCAMPLMDFYGVPGTARASFAFYNTLDEVDQLFTALQKVQRLFA
- the sufD gene encoding Fe-S cluster assembly protein SufD; this encodes MKPAPTLSTAFLHPAGQALPEPLLALRKQRGAALVDMPLPTRKTENWKYSSKYLKLTDEMAISLPTAGKTGSALAVPGYKVVFNNGVMMPEASEYPDLNNILIQRFGDLSDAEASDLAERLDSTLNSKAVQLAGLNSARFEDGLVIRLKPDAVLDQPLFVIHEVTADASGSAFPRIFVDAGRNSQMTLVEEYISSGQEAVMVNSVTEFTLAEGANVTNVRLSMGGENVQHIGATGVLQQRSSRFESHCVGFGGPLRRHDLQVRLEGEGAECKLNGVVVTQGTQHYDNHTIIEHVAAHCDSEETYRNIAADKSHAVFNGRIHIHQDAQKSNANMNNKNLLLSTGAEIDTKPELEIYADDVKCAHGATIGQLDEESLFYLVSRGIGRREANVLLTMAFINELVVQIPVEAVRDTVQTRLNQFFDQAFEEA
- the sufC gene encoding Fe-S cluster assembly ATPase SufC, giving the protein MLSIKDLHASVEGKEILKGINLEIKAGEVHAIMGPNGSGKSTLAQVLAGNDAFEVTSGDVTLNGENLLEKETEARARDGVFLAFQYPVEIPGVSNLQFMRTAVNSMRHHRGEPEMNAAEFMKLAREVSKQVDLDPAFLKRGVNEGFSGGEKKRNEIMQALMLQPKLAILDETDSGLDIDALKVVADGVNALRAEDRGILMITHYQRLLDHIVPDYVHVLAGGQIVKSGGPELALELEERGYGWLGINDEATAASSAN
- the sufB gene encoding Fe-S cluster assembly protein SufB; protein product: MATTEQEVNELIKREYEHGFVTEIEVDTFEPGLNEDVIARLSEIKKEPEFMLEWRLKAYRNWLEMKEPDWAHLGYTKVDYDSISYYSAPKRKEDMPQSLDDVDPELLKTYERLGIPLHEHAQLAGVAVDAVFDSVSVATTFKEPLAKAGVIFCSISEAVRDYPELVQKYLGSVVPHTDNFFAGLNAAVFSDGTFVYVPKGVRCPMELSTYFRINAANTGQFERTLIIADEGSYVSYLEGCTAPMRDENQLHAAVVELVALDDAQIKYSTVQNWYPGDENGKGGIFNFVTKRAACIGKNSKVSWTQVETGSAITWKYPSCILRGENSVGEFYSVALTHNYQQADTGTKMIHLGKNTSSTIIAKGISAGKSSNVYRGLVKFGPRAEGARNFTQCDSLLIGDRCGAHTFPYIESLNKTAIVEHEATTSKVSDEQMFLCRQRGINPEQAVSMIVNGFCKEVFKELPMEFAVEAGKLLEVSLEGSVG
- the yegQ gene encoding tRNA 5-hydroxyuridine modification protein YegQ — translated: MNIPELLAPAGTPEHLETAFAYGADAVYAGQPRYSLRVRNNSFKDTATLGAGIERAHALGKQFYLVSNIAPHNDKVRSYLRDLEPVLEYKPDALIMSDPGLIMLVREKWPDQPIHLSVQANAVNWATVEFWRRQGISRVILSRELALGEIRDIRERVPQMELEVFVHGALCMAYSGRCLLSGYMNHRDANQGACTNACRWNYKEVQHTHDHTGDLIATSAQSGVQSYEPKEILLEEPNRPGSYIPAYEDEHGTYIMNSRDLRAVQHVAELAAMGVHSLKIEGRTKSTYYVARTTQIYRRAIDQAAQGKAFDMGLMNELEALSNRGYTEGFLRRHMPQEYQTYERGSSYLGTQQVVGTITHDDGQWLTIDVKNKFAPGDQLELITPSGNLLFSIPVIENRSGVAMACAPGSGHIVRIPRPPQTPSALEHSYLTRILPSQA
- a CDS encoding helix-turn-helix transcriptional regulator → MEIEPLGPEAVRVSLSNKVSSLISIQLARGKVGVEVVASQLHMSRYTLHKKLKREGLTFARLLEDVRRKQALTYMQDKTKPLVEIAEQLGFSELSAFSRAFKRWMGTSPAEYRSVRLS